One region of Acidovorax sp. T1 genomic DNA includes:
- a CDS encoding CvpA family protein — MASLDWIFAAILLASMAIGAWRGLVFEVLSVAGWVASFFVAQWFASDMAALLPLGGSEGALRYAAGFIVVFVGAVFACGFLAWLAKKLVDAMGLRPADRTLGALFGVVRGLVLLLAVAVVVGLTPLHEAAWWQASYSAPVLGGLLKSLRPALPEEFARHLPS, encoded by the coding sequence GTGGCATCGCTGGACTGGATTTTTGCGGCAATTTTGCTGGCATCGATGGCCATTGGCGCCTGGCGCGGCCTGGTGTTTGAGGTGTTGTCGGTGGCAGGTTGGGTGGCGTCGTTTTTTGTGGCCCAGTGGTTTGCCTCCGACATGGCGGCGTTACTGCCTTTGGGGGGGAGCGAAGGGGCACTGCGCTATGCGGCGGGCTTTATCGTGGTTTTTGTCGGCGCTGTGTTTGCCTGCGGTTTTCTGGCCTGGCTGGCCAAGAAACTGGTGGACGCCATGGGGTTGCGTCCGGCGGACCGAACGCTGGGGGCCTTGTTTGGCGTGGTGCGGGGCCTGGTGTTGCTGCTGGCAGTGGCCGTGGTGGTGGGCTTGACGCCCCTGCACGAGGCTGCGTGGTGGCAGGCGTCGTACAGCGCACCGGTGCTGGGTGGCTTGCTCAAGAGCCTGAGGCCGGCATTGCCCGAAGAATTTGCAAGGCATTTGCCTTCATGA
- the purF gene encoding amidophosphoribosyltransferase, which produces MCGIVGVVSAAPVNQLIYDALLLLQHRGQDAAGIVTQQGRKFFMHKAKGMVRDVFRTRNMRALPGNVGLGQVRYPTAGNAFSEEEAQPFYVNAPFGIVLVHNGNLTNALSLRNELFQTDHRHTNTDSDSEVLLNVFAHELERATRGVPLQPEDVFTAVRAVHKRIKGSYAVIALIAGHGLLAFRDPHGIRPLAMGRSQDGTVMVGSESVALEGTSHVFERNIDPGEAIFITLDGTVHARQCAENPQLNPCIFEFVYLARPDSVLDGISVYQARLNLGEALAKRVVSTVPPNEIDVIIPIPESSRPSATQLAHLLGIPYREGFVKNRYVGRTFIMPGQGVRKKSVRQKLNVIGSEFKGRNVLLVDDSIVRGTTSREIVQMARDAGARKVYLASAAPPVRYPNVYGIDMPTSSELVAHGRTVEEVRQAIGCDALIYQDVDGMKRAVGALNSAIAGFDASCFDGVYVTGDITADDIARLNEGRVGGEEGEEDTSRLALPNAQVA; this is translated from the coding sequence ATGTGTGGAATCGTCGGCGTCGTCAGCGCAGCGCCCGTCAACCAGCTGATTTATGACGCCTTGCTGCTGCTGCAGCACCGGGGCCAGGATGCCGCAGGCATCGTGACCCAGCAGGGCCGCAAATTCTTCATGCACAAGGCCAAGGGCATGGTGCGCGATGTGTTTCGCACGCGCAATATGCGGGCCTTGCCAGGCAATGTGGGGCTGGGCCAGGTGCGCTACCCCACGGCCGGCAACGCCTTCAGCGAAGAAGAGGCGCAACCGTTTTATGTGAACGCGCCGTTTGGCATCGTGCTGGTGCACAACGGCAACCTGACCAATGCGCTGTCCCTGCGCAACGAGCTCTTTCAGACCGACCATCGGCACACCAATACCGACAGCGATTCGGAAGTGTTGCTCAACGTGTTTGCCCACGAACTTGAACGCGCCACCCGGGGTGTGCCGCTGCAGCCCGAGGACGTTTTTACGGCGGTGCGTGCCGTGCACAAGCGCATCAAGGGCTCGTATGCCGTCATCGCCCTGATCGCTGGGCATGGTCTGCTGGCTTTCCGCGACCCCCACGGTATCCGCCCGCTGGCCATGGGGCGCAGCCAGGATGGCACCGTGATGGTGGGTAGCGAATCGGTGGCGCTGGAAGGCACCTCGCATGTTTTCGAACGCAACATCGATCCGGGCGAGGCCATCTTCATCACGCTCGACGGCACGGTGCATGCGCGCCAGTGCGCGGAAAATCCGCAGCTGAACCCCTGCATTTTCGAGTTTGTCTATCTGGCGCGGCCGGATTCGGTGCTTGACGGTATTTCGGTTTACCAGGCGCGGCTGAATCTTGGCGAGGCGCTGGCCAAACGGGTGGTGTCCACCGTGCCACCGAACGAGATCGATGTGATCATTCCCATCCCAGAGTCGAGCCGCCCCAGCGCAACCCAGCTGGCGCATCTGCTGGGCATTCCGTACCGCGAGGGCTTCGTCAAGAACCGCTACGTGGGCCGCACCTTCATCATGCCCGGCCAGGGCGTGCGCAAGAAGTCTGTGCGCCAGAAACTCAATGTGATCGGCAGCGAATTCAAGGGCCGCAACGTGCTGCTGGTGGATGACTCCATCGTGCGTGGCACGACCTCGCGCGAGATCGTGCAGATGGCGCGCGACGCCGGTGCCCGCAAGGTGTATCTGGCCAGCGCTGCGCCCCCAGTGCGCTACCCCAATGTGTACGGGATTGACATGCCCACCAGCAGCGAACTGGTGGCCCATGGCCGCACGGTGGAAGAGGTGCGCCAGGCCATTGGCTGTGATGCGCTGATCTACCAGGACGTGGATGGCATGAAGCGGGCCGTCGGTGCCCTCAATTCCGCCATTGCGGGGTTTGATGCCTCGTGTTTCGACGGTGTCTATGTCACCGGAGACATCACGGCGGACGATATTGCGCGCCTCAACGAAGGCCGCGTGGGTGGGGAGGAGGGCGAAGAAGACACTTCCCGCCTGGCGCTGCCCAACGCGCAGGTTGCCTGA
- the gltX gene encoding glutamate--tRNA ligase, with the protein MTEQSFPVHVRTRFAPSPTGFIHLGNIRSALYPWAFARATGGDFILRIEDTDLERSSQAAVDVIIEGMAWLGLDHDEGPFYQMQRMDRYKEVLAQLQATGHVYPCYMSVAELDALREKQMAAKEKPRYDGTWRPEASKTLPPVPEGVQPVLRFKNPQGGVVAWDDKVKGRIEISNDELDDLVIARPDGTPTYNFCVVVDDIDMAITHVIRGDDHVNNTPRQINIFRALGKEPPVYAHLPTVLNEQGEKMSKRNGAKPVTQYRDEGYLPDAMVNYLARLGWSHGDDEIFSRGQFLQWFNLDHLGRSAAQFDEAKLRWVNAQHLKAMADDALAALVAPQLEKRGIAAADLADGRLPRICALFKDRCDTTVALADWAFVFYGPVSVLEAERAQHVTDAIAPALDALADALSASEWDKASISAAFKQVLTAQGLKMPQLAMPVRVLTVGSAHTPSVDAVLELVGREKVVARLRNR; encoded by the coding sequence ATGACTGAACAGAGTTTCCCCGTGCATGTGCGCACCCGTTTCGCACCATCGCCTACTGGCTTCATTCACCTGGGCAATATCCGCTCGGCGCTCTATCCGTGGGCGTTTGCGCGCGCCACGGGCGGGGATTTCATCTTGCGCATTGAAGATACCGACCTGGAGCGCTCCAGCCAGGCGGCAGTGGATGTGATCATTGAAGGCATGGCCTGGCTGGGGCTGGACCATGATGAAGGTCCGTTCTACCAGATGCAACGCATGGACCGGTACAAGGAAGTGCTGGCTCAGTTGCAGGCCACAGGCCATGTGTACCCCTGCTACATGAGCGTGGCCGAGCTCGATGCCTTGCGCGAAAAGCAGATGGCCGCCAAGGAAAAGCCCCGCTATGACGGCACCTGGCGCCCAGAGGCGAGCAAGACCCTGCCGCCCGTGCCCGAGGGTGTCCAGCCCGTGCTGCGCTTCAAGAACCCGCAAGGCGGCGTGGTGGCATGGGACGACAAGGTCAAGGGCCGTATCGAGATCAGCAACGACGAACTGGACGACCTGGTGATTGCGCGCCCTGACGGCACGCCCACCTACAACTTCTGCGTAGTGGTGGACGATATCGACATGGCCATCACCCATGTGATCCGCGGGGATGACCATGTGAACAACACGCCGCGCCAGATCAACATCTTCCGCGCCCTGGGCAAGGAACCGCCGGTGTATGCCCACCTGCCCACCGTGCTCAACGAGCAGGGCGAGAAGATGAGCAAGCGCAACGGCGCCAAGCCCGTCACGCAATACCGCGACGAGGGTTACTTGCCAGACGCCATGGTGAACTACCTGGCGCGCCTGGGCTGGAGCCATGGGGACGACGAAATTTTCAGCCGCGGGCAGTTTCTGCAGTGGTTCAACCTGGACCATCTGGGGCGCAGCGCCGCGCAGTTTGATGAAGCCAAGCTGCGCTGGGTGAATGCCCAACACCTCAAGGCCATGGCCGATGATGCGCTGGCGGCACTGGTCGCCCCCCAGCTGGAAAAGCGCGGCATTGCTGCGGCAGACCTGGCCGATGGCCGTCTGCCACGTATCTGTGCACTGTTCAAAGACCGGTGCGATACCACGGTGGCCCTCGCGGACTGGGCCTTTGTGTTCTATGGGCCCGTTTCGGTCCTGGAGGCAGAGCGCGCACAGCATGTGACCGATGCCATCGCTCCTGCTCTGGATGCGCTGGCCGATGCGTTGTCCGCATCCGAATGGGACAAAGCGTCTATCAGTGCGGCCTTCAAGCAGGTGTTGACGGCGCAGGGGCTGAAGATGCCGCAGCTGGCCATGCCGGTGCGGGTTCTGACCGTCGGATCGGCCCACACGCCATCGGTCGATGCGGTGCTGGAACTGGTCGGACGCGAAAAAGTTGTAGCGCGTTTGCGAAACCGCTAA
- a CDS encoding 3-hydroxyacyl-CoA dehydrogenase, whose translation MEIKGKVFIVTGGASGLGEGTARMLAAQGGTVVIADMQAEKGEAVAQEIGGAFVKCDVSNEADGQAVVAKAVSLGKLMGLVNCAGIAPAEKTVGKNGAHALAVFSKTITVNLIGSFNMIRLAAEAMCKNEPEATGERGVLISTASVAAYDGQIGQAAYSASKGGVVGMTLPIARDLARSGIRNMTIAPGIFGTPMLFGMPQEVQDALAAGVPFPSRLGTPQDYAKLVQHIFENDMLNGEVIRLDGAIRLAPR comes from the coding sequence ATGGAAATCAAGGGCAAAGTATTCATCGTGACCGGCGGCGCGTCGGGCTTGGGCGAAGGCACGGCGCGCATGCTGGCCGCGCAGGGCGGCACTGTGGTCATTGCCGACATGCAGGCAGAAAAAGGCGAGGCCGTGGCCCAGGAAATTGGCGGCGCCTTCGTGAAGTGCGATGTGAGCAACGAGGCCGACGGCCAGGCCGTGGTAGCCAAGGCGGTATCGCTGGGCAAGCTGATGGGCCTGGTGAACTGCGCTGGCATCGCCCCCGCCGAGAAAACCGTTGGCAAGAACGGCGCGCATGCGCTGGCCGTGTTCAGCAAGACCATCACGGTCAACCTGATTGGCAGCTTCAACATGATCCGCCTGGCCGCTGAGGCCATGTGCAAGAACGAACCCGAGGCCACCGGCGAGCGCGGTGTGTTGATTTCCACCGCCAGCGTGGCAGCCTACGACGGCCAGATTGGCCAGGCCGCTTATTCCGCCTCCAAGGGCGGCGTGGTGGGCATGACACTGCCCATCGCCCGCGACTTGGCCAGGAGCGGCATCCGCAACATGACCATCGCCCCCGGCATCTTCGGCACGCCCATGCTGTTTGGCATGCCGCAGGAAGTGCAGGACGCGCTGGCCGCTGGCGTGCCCTTCCCCAGCCGCCTGGGCACGCCGCAGGACTATGCCAAGCTGGTGCAGCACATCTTTGAAAACGACATGCTCAACGGCGAGGTAATTCGTCTGGATGGTGCCATTCGTCTGGCTCCTCGCTGA
- a CDS encoding extracellular solute-binding protein, with protein MSKTVKALLTACALAAAAGAAIAQEQVVNLYSARHYSTDEALYTGFTKATGIKINRVDADDAGILARLKAEGSASPADVILLVDAARLYRGEMDGLFQPIRSKVLEDAIPANLRSLPAADGGISWFGLSTRARLIVFNKVRVQKSDVDTYEELADPKNKGKLCIRSGSHPYNLSLFGAVTEHLGEQKAEAWLKGMVANLARAPKGGDTDQIKAVASGECDIAVTNSYYLARMMRSNKPEDVAVVNKVGVVFPNQQSWGTHMNIAGGAVARHAKNQANAVKFLEYLASADAQNYFANGNNEWPAAKGLNIENPALKAMTQGQPFKSETIPISAVGANITKVQQMLDRVGFQ; from the coding sequence ATGTCGAAGACCGTCAAAGCCCTGCTCACCGCCTGTGCCCTGGCTGCTGCAGCGGGTGCCGCCATCGCCCAGGAACAGGTGGTCAACCTTTACTCGGCGCGCCACTATTCCACCGATGAAGCCCTGTACACCGGCTTTACCAAGGCCACCGGCATCAAGATCAACCGGGTGGACGCGGACGATGCGGGCATTCTGGCGCGGCTGAAAGCAGAAGGCTCGGCATCGCCCGCAGATGTGATCCTGCTGGTGGATGCAGCCCGGCTTTACCGGGGAGAAATGGACGGCCTGTTCCAACCAATCCGCTCCAAGGTGCTCGAAGACGCCATTCCCGCCAACTTGCGCAGCCTGCCGGCCGCCGATGGCGGCATCTCGTGGTTTGGCCTGTCCACCCGTGCGCGACTGATTGTGTTCAACAAGGTCAGGGTTCAAAAAAGCGATGTGGATACCTATGAAGAACTGGCCGATCCCAAGAACAAGGGCAAGCTGTGCATTCGATCGGGTTCGCACCCTTACAACCTGAGCCTGTTTGGCGCCGTGACAGAACACCTTGGCGAACAGAAGGCCGAGGCCTGGCTCAAGGGCATGGTGGCCAACCTGGCCCGCGCGCCCAAGGGCGGCGACACCGACCAGATCAAGGCCGTGGCTTCTGGTGAGTGCGACATTGCCGTCACCAACAGCTATTACCTGGCGCGCATGATGCGCTCCAACAAGCCCGAAGATGTGGCCGTGGTCAACAAGGTGGGCGTGGTGTTTCCTAACCAGCAGTCCTGGGGCACGCACATGAACATTGCCGGCGGCGCCGTGGCCCGCCATGCCAAGAACCAGGCCAACGCCGTGAAGTTTCTCGAATACCTGGCCAGCGCCGATGCGCAGAATTATTTTGCCAATGGCAACAACGAATGGCCTGCAGCCAAAGGGCTGAACATCGAAAATCCGGCGCTCAAGGCCATGACGCAGGGCCAGCCTTTCAAGAGCGAAACCATTCCGATCAGCGCGGTGGGTGCCAACATCACCAAGGTGCAGCAAATGCTGGACCGCGTGGGTTTTCAATAA
- the hsdR gene encoding EcoAI/FtnUII family type I restriction enzme subunit R codes for MDKTNLSESDICDKFIRPAMVDAGWSGQDQIFREYPLRAGRVVVRGSKAYRDKSTVLRADYALFYKANIPLAVVEAKDNKHAIGAGMGQALQYAQLLDVPFSFASNGDGFVFRDATLATGVLEQNLSLEEFPSPQELWRRYCAWKGWTAEQSRVAGFDYAPNKTPRYYQLNAVNRAVEAIAAGQNRVLLVMATGTGKTYTAFQIIWRLWKSGAKKRILFLADRNILIDQTMVNDFRPFKGAMAKLSPNAKGVERVDAQGTVSVEDVQLAVNKTTKLVDKSYEIYLSLYQAVTGTEEERNIYKQFSPDFFDLIVVDECHRGSAAEDSAWRDILTYFASATQIGLTATPKETKDVSNTDYFGEPVYTYSLKQGIEDGYLAPYKVIRVDLDKDTFGWRPTAGMTDKHGHAIEDRIYTGADMNRKLVLEQRDMAVAAKITEYLKATDRYAKTIVFCEDIDHAARMRQALSNANADLCATQPKYVVQITGDNTEGKLELDNFIDPEKTYPVIATTSKLMSTGVDAQTCKLIVLDQGIKSMTLFKQIIGRGTRLREDLGKTWFTILDFKRATELFADKDFDGEPVQIYEPGSGEPVAPPDAPAISDPSQPVQPVEGPAHDPLGPFAGGSGAADGPKKYILGNNVTVMIARERVQYLNAQGQLITESLRDYTRINLKKRFDSLDQFLQAWQQADRKAALLQELEGQGVLLEALADEVGKDLDPFDLLLHVAYDQPPLTRRERARRVQKRNVFTHYGPVARKVLEALLDKYADEGIATIESNDVFKIQPFSDLGSPSELVRSFGGRPQYLSALQNLERELYATPPAA; via the coding sequence ATGGACAAGACAAACCTCTCCGAAAGCGACATCTGCGACAAATTCATCCGGCCCGCCATGGTGGACGCGGGATGGAGCGGTCAGGACCAGATCTTCCGTGAATACCCCTTGCGCGCCGGGCGTGTCGTGGTGCGCGGCAGCAAGGCCTATCGCGACAAGAGCACGGTGCTGCGCGCCGACTACGCGCTGTTCTACAAGGCCAACATTCCGCTGGCTGTCGTTGAAGCCAAAGACAACAAGCACGCCATTGGTGCCGGCATGGGGCAGGCCCTGCAATACGCCCAGTTGCTGGATGTGCCATTCAGCTTTGCCAGCAACGGCGACGGCTTTGTGTTCCGCGATGCCACCCTGGCCACCGGCGTGCTGGAGCAAAACCTCAGCCTCGAAGAATTCCCCTCGCCGCAAGAGCTGTGGCGCCGCTACTGCGCCTGGAAAGGCTGGACTGCCGAGCAAAGCCGCGTCGCCGGTTTTGACTACGCCCCCAACAAAACCCCGCGCTACTACCAGCTCAACGCCGTCAACCGCGCGGTCGAAGCCATTGCCGCCGGGCAAAACCGCGTGTTGCTGGTCATGGCCACCGGCACGGGCAAAACTTACACCGCCTTCCAGATCATCTGGCGCCTGTGGAAGAGCGGCGCCAAAAAGCGCATCCTGTTCCTGGCCGACCGCAACATCCTCATCGACCAGACCATGGTCAACGACTTTCGCCCCTTCAAGGGCGCCATGGCCAAGCTCAGCCCCAACGCCAAAGGGGTGGAACGCGTCGATGCGCAGGGCACCGTGTCGGTTGAAGACGTTCAGCTCGCCGTCAACAAAACCACCAAACTGGTGGACAAAAGCTACGAGATTTACCTCTCGCTCTACCAGGCCGTCACCGGCACCGAGGAAGAGCGCAACATCTACAAGCAGTTCAGTCCCGACTTTTTCGACCTCATCGTGGTGGACGAATGCCACCGAGGCAGCGCCGCCGAAGACTCTGCCTGGCGCGACATCCTCACCTACTTTGCCAGCGCCACGCAAATCGGCCTGACCGCCACGCCCAAGGAAACCAAGGACGTTTCCAATACTGATTACTTTGGTGAACCCGTCTATACCTACAGCTTGAAGCAAGGCATTGAAGACGGCTACCTGGCCCCCTACAAGGTCATCCGCGTCGATCTGGACAAAGACACCTTCGGCTGGCGCCCCACGGCGGGCATGACCGACAAACACGGCCACGCCATCGAAGACCGCATCTACACCGGCGCCGACATGAACCGCAAGCTCGTGCTGGAGCAGCGCGACATGGCCGTGGCCGCCAAGATCACCGAATATTTGAAGGCCACCGACCGCTACGCCAAGACCATCGTGTTTTGCGAAGACATCGACCATGCCGCCCGCATGCGCCAGGCCCTGAGCAACGCCAACGCCGACCTGTGCGCCACCCAGCCCAAATACGTGGTGCAAATCACCGGCGACAACACCGAAGGCAAGCTGGAGCTCGACAACTTCATCGACCCCGAAAAAACCTACCCCGTCATCGCCACCACCTCCAAGCTCATGAGCACCGGGGTCGATGCGCAAACCTGCAAGCTCATCGTGCTCGACCAGGGCATCAAGTCGATGACCTTGTTCAAGCAGATCATTGGCCGTGGCACCCGCCTGCGCGAAGACCTGGGCAAAACCTGGTTCACCATCCTCGACTTCAAGCGCGCCACCGAGCTGTTTGCCGACAAAGACTTTGACGGCGAGCCCGTGCAAATCTACGAACCCGGCAGCGGCGAGCCCGTGGCCCCGCCCGATGCGCCCGCGATCTCCGATCCATCCCAACCCGTTCAGCCTGTCGAAGGCCCGGCGCACGACCCGCTGGGCCCCTTCGCGGGCGGCAGCGGCGCAGCGGACGGCCCCAAAAAATACATCCTCGGCAACAACGTCACCGTGATGATTGCCCGCGAGCGCGTGCAATACCTCAACGCCCAGGGCCAGCTCATCACCGAAAGCCTGCGCGACTACACCCGCATCAACCTGAAGAAGCGCTTTGACTCGCTCGACCAGTTCCTGCAAGCCTGGCAGCAGGCCGACCGCAAGGCCGCCTTGCTGCAAGAACTGGAAGGGCAGGGCGTGCTGCTCGAAGCCCTGGCCGACGAGGTGGGCAAAGACTTGGACCCCTTCGATTTGCTGCTGCACGTCGCCTACGACCAGCCCCCGCTCACCCGCCGCGAACGCGCACGCCGCGTGCAAAAGCGCAACGTCTTCACCCACTACGGCCCCGTGGCCCGCAAGGTGCTGGAGGCCCTGCTCGACAAATACGCCGACGAAGGCATCGCCACCATCGAGAGCAACGACGTCTTCAAGATCCAGCCCTTCTCCGACCTGGGCAGCCCCTCGGAACTGGTGCGCAGCTTTGGCGGCCGCCCGCAATATCTGAGTGCGCTACAAAACCTGGAGCGCGAGCTGTACGCTACACCCCCGGCTGCTTGA
- a CDS encoding type I restriction-modification system subunit M, producing MSNLTPVIKSIQDIMRQDSGVDGDAQRISQLTWLLFLKVFDALEEELELTRDHYQSPIPEAMRWRAWAANPEGITGDALLDFVDNQLFATLKSLSADPARNPRGYVVRGVFEDAYNYMKSGHLLRQVVNKLGAIDFNRQSERHQFNDLYEKILKDLQSAGNAGEFYTPRAVTQFMVDMVNPQLGEVVLDPATGTGGFLVCAIEHLRKQVHNTEQETVLQNSIRGVEKKQMPHMLCVTNLLLHGIEVPSHIRHDNTLVRPLRDYTAADRVDVVLTNPPFGGVEEPGIEQGYPADVRTKETADLFLVLIKHILKTNGRAALVLPDGTLFGEGVKSRIKEQLLAECNLHTIVRLPNGVFAPYTGIKTNLLFFTKGQPTQHVWYYEHPYPPGVKNYNKTKPIRIEEFDAEKAWWGTEADGFAARVENERAWRVNLEQIKAANWNLDQKNPHVGEQTSHDPDELLAQHARLQAEAQALRDELKGILAQSLG from the coding sequence ATGTCCAACCTCACCCCCGTCATCAAATCCATCCAGGACATCATGCGCCAGGACAGCGGCGTCGATGGCGACGCCCAGCGCATCAGCCAACTCACCTGGCTGCTGTTTTTGAAAGTATTTGACGCGCTCGAAGAAGAGCTCGAACTCACGCGCGACCACTACCAAAGCCCCATCCCCGAGGCCATGCGCTGGCGTGCCTGGGCCGCCAACCCCGAAGGCATCACCGGCGATGCACTGCTCGATTTTGTCGATAACCAGCTCTTTGCCACCCTCAAAAGCCTCAGCGCCGACCCCGCGCGCAACCCGCGCGGCTACGTCGTGCGCGGCGTGTTTGAAGACGCCTACAACTACATGAAAAGCGGCCACCTGCTGCGCCAGGTGGTCAACAAACTGGGCGCCATCGACTTCAACCGCCAGTCTGAACGCCACCAGTTCAACGACCTCTACGAAAAAATCCTCAAAGACTTGCAAAGCGCCGGCAACGCGGGCGAGTTCTACACCCCCCGCGCCGTCACCCAGTTCATGGTGGACATGGTCAACCCCCAGCTCGGCGAGGTGGTGCTCGACCCGGCCACGGGCACCGGCGGCTTCCTGGTGTGCGCCATCGAGCACCTGCGCAAACAGGTGCACAACACCGAACAAGAAACCGTGCTGCAAAACAGCATTCGCGGCGTCGAGAAAAAGCAGATGCCCCACATGCTCTGCGTCACCAACCTGCTGCTGCACGGCATCGAGGTGCCCAGCCACATCCGCCACGACAACACCCTGGTGCGCCCCCTGCGCGACTACACCGCCGCCGACCGCGTGGACGTGGTGCTCACCAACCCGCCCTTTGGCGGCGTGGAAGAGCCCGGCATCGAACAAGGCTACCCCGCCGACGTGCGCACCAAAGAGACCGCCGACCTCTTCCTCGTGCTCATCAAGCACATCCTCAAAACCAACGGCCGCGCCGCCCTGGTGCTGCCCGACGGCACCCTGTTTGGCGAGGGCGTCAAAAGCCGCATCAAAGAGCAACTGCTGGCGGAATGCAACCTGCACACCATCGTGCGCCTGCCCAACGGCGTGTTTGCGCCCTACACCGGCATCAAAACCAACCTGCTGTTCTTCACCAAGGGCCAGCCCACGCAGCACGTTTGGTACTACGAACACCCCTACCCGCCGGGCGTCAAAAACTACAACAAGACCAAACCCATCCGCATCGAAGAATTCGACGCCGAAAAAGCCTGGTGGGGCACCGAGGCCGATGGCTTTGCCGCCCGCGTAGAAAACGAGCGCGCCTGGCGGGTCAATCTGGAGCAAATCAAGGCCGCCAACTGGAACCTCGACCAGAAGAACCCCCACGTCGGCGAACAAACCAGCCACGACCCCGACGAACTGCTGGCCCAGCACGCCCGCCTGCAGGCCGAGGCCCAGGCGCTGCGCGACGAACTCAAGGGCATCCTGGCGCAGTCGCTGGGTTGA
- a CDS encoding type II toxin-antitoxin system MqsR family toxin: MGKSTPHCKLTVVQGLVQAGAVRATGSAFVGARELGINDLAGMCAVVMSLTSADFYKSMTTHADHRIWQDVYRARTAWGQAVYLKLTVIDDVLIVCFKEL, encoded by the coding sequence ATGGGAAAGAGCACACCGCATTGCAAGCTAACCGTCGTTCAGGGTTTGGTTCAGGCCGGTGCCGTGCGTGCCACGGGTAGCGCATTTGTCGGTGCGCGTGAACTGGGCATCAACGACCTTGCGGGCATGTGCGCCGTGGTCATGTCGCTGACCAGTGCCGACTTTTACAAAAGCATGACGACCCATGCAGACCACCGAATCTGGCAAGACGTGTACCGCGCACGCACGGCCTGGGGCCAGGCGGTGTATCTGAAACTGACCGTCATTGACGATGTATTGATTGTTTGCTTCAAGGAGCTCTGA
- a CDS encoding type II toxin-antitoxin system MqsA family antitoxin has product MKCPVCGAAELIHDTRDETYTYKGETTVIPAVTGDYCPACSEVLLDREQGDRYSELVGAFQRQVNAAFVAPGYITEVRKKLALDQREAAEIFGGGVNAFSRYETGKTKPPLALVKLLKVLDRHPELLAEVRS; this is encoded by the coding sequence ATGAAATGTCCCGTGTGCGGCGCCGCCGAACTGATTCATGACACCCGTGACGAAACCTATACCTACAAAGGCGAAACCACGGTGATTCCTGCCGTCACCGGTGATTACTGCCCCGCGTGCAGCGAGGTTTTGCTAGACCGCGAGCAGGGCGACCGCTACAGCGAACTGGTGGGCGCTTTCCAGCGCCAGGTCAACGCGGCCTTCGTCGCCCCCGGCTACATCACCGAGGTGCGCAAAAAACTCGCCCTCGACCAACGCGAAGCCGCCGAAATATTTGGCGGCGGCGTCAACGCTTTCTCGCGCTATGAAACCGGCAAAACCAAGCCCCCGCTGGCGCTGGTCAAGCTGCTGAAAGTGCTGGACCGCCACCCGGAACTGCTCGCCGAAGTGCGGTCTTGA
- the istB gene encoding IS21-like element helper ATPase IstB, protein MNMIEIERALRELRLSGIAETLSTRVMQAQAAQQPFLETFAAMLQDELDRRRSRLTERRFKRSGLDERPSLADFDWRFNPKLPRSACFELHTLKFIGEGANALIIGKPGTGKSHVAKAVAYQATLQGYDVRYLEADTEFARYALATTAERTELLKDWVAPDLLVLDDLFLARRISEHAAEVLQAIVHQRYKLRRAVLITSNRVVQDWGKYLGDATMASTILDRLMHRCAMLEFEGKSYRLKEAAARIAITPESS, encoded by the coding sequence ATGAACATGATCGAGATCGAACGCGCGCTGCGCGAGCTGCGCCTGTCCGGCATCGCCGAGACCCTGTCCACCCGCGTGATGCAGGCCCAGGCCGCCCAGCAGCCTTTCCTGGAGACCTTCGCCGCCATGCTGCAAGACGAGCTGGACCGCCGGCGCTCTCGCCTGACCGAGCGCCGCTTCAAGCGCTCGGGTCTGGATGAGCGCCCCTCGCTGGCTGACTTCGACTGGCGTTTCAACCCGAAGCTGCCGCGCAGCGCCTGCTTCGAGTTGCACACCCTGAAGTTCATCGGCGAGGGGGCCAACGCGCTGATCATCGGCAAGCCGGGCACCGGCAAGAGCCATGTGGCCAAGGCCGTGGCCTACCAGGCCACGCTGCAGGGCTATGACGTGCGTTACCTGGAAGCCGACACCGAGTTCGCCCGTTACGCGCTGGCCACTACGGCAGAGCGCACCGAGCTGCTCAAGGACTGGGTCGCGCCGGACCTGCTCGTCCTCGATGACCTGTTCCTGGCCAGACGCATCAGCGAGCATGCCGCTGAAGTCCTACAGGCCATCGTGCACCAGCGCTACAAGCTGCGCCGCGCTGTTCTCATCACGTCCAACCGCGTGGTGCAGGACTGGGGCAAATACCTCGGCGACGCCACCATGGCCAGCACCATCCTGGATCGCCTCATGCACCGCTGCGCGATGCTGGAGTTCGAGGGCAAGAGCTACCGCCTCAAGGAGGCCGCTGCACGCATCGCCATCACACCCGAGTCGTCATAA